The following coding sequences are from one Canis lupus dingo isolate Sandy chromosome 21, ASM325472v2, whole genome shotgun sequence window:
- the LOC112667983 gene encoding 40S ribosomal protein S29-like, whose protein sequence is MGHQQLYWSHPSKFGQGSRSRRVCSNRHGLIRKYGLNMCRQCFRQDAKDLGFIKLD, encoded by the coding sequence ATGGGTCACCAGCAGCTCTACTGGAGCCACCCAAGCAAGTTTGGCCAGGGCTCTCGTTCTCGCCGCGTCTGTTCAAACCGGCATGGTCTGATCCGGAAATACGGCCTCAACATGTGCCGCCAGTGTTTCCGTCAGGACGCCAAGGATCTAGGCTTCATTAAGTTGGATTAA